CGCCGGGGGATTCACGACCACGTCCTGTTCGGCGACGGCGAAGTCGATTTCGCGGACGTGTTCGCGGGTTTGGCGGCCGCTCGGTACAAAGGCGGGGTATACGTCGAGTTGAGTCGTCACAGCCACGACGCCGTTAATACGGCGAGAAAAGCCAAGTTATTTCTGGATCGGTACGTAGCCGGGCGGGCGTGAAAGCCACCCGCCCGGCCACGTTTTCAACGATCCTCATCAGTCGTCTTTGCTCAGAGGAATCGGCTTGTCGATTTGCTTGACGCCCGCTTTCTTGTCTTTCTTCTCCCCTTCAGCTTCAGCCTTGGTGGCCTTCTTCTCGCCCTCGGGCTTGACGTCCGCTTTCTTGTCTTTCTTCTCCCCTTCAGCTTCAGCCTTGGTGGCCTTCTCGCCCTCGGGCTTAACGTCTTCTTTCTTGTCTTTCTTCTTCTCGCCTTCTTCGACGCCCGCGTCCTTGTCTTTCTTCTTGTCACCCTCGTCCTGGGCTTTTTTGTCGCCACCGTTTGCAGGATTATCCTTTTTGGCTTCGCCGTCATCGGCCTTGGCTGGTTCTTTCTTGTTGGCCGCTTCGATCGCCTTCTTCGCGGCGCTTTCTTCTTCCCTGAGGGCGGGGAGGATCACCTTGCTCGCCAGGAGACCGAAGCCTGCGATGGCAGCCGCGAAGAGTAACCAGAGGACAATCTTGCCACGTATACCGTACATGTTGAACAAGCTGAGGATGATCTGGGCGGCGAGCCCCAACCCGGCGGTAGCGCCCGTACCCATGATCGCCAGGGCGAACACCGGCCCGATCTCGTCCAACCGGGCCAGCCACCAGCACGCGATGTCTGCGACGGTCGCCAGTAGGACAATCGGCCCCAGAATGCAGCGGACGAACGCCGGATAGCTGGTGAACGCGAAGGTCAGCCCGGTGAGGGCGAACAGGACTGAGAAGCTCAAGAGGTGGGCGTGCGTCGATTGCGTCAGCCCTTCGACGGAAAGTTGCCGGTTGGTGCGAACCCACTTATCGCCGAGATACTTGTTTTCCAGGATCTCGACCTTGGGGACAGAAATCAGCGGTAGAAGTTTCGGGTACTCGTCCAGGTCGGGTTTCTTGTCGCCGCCGTGGCAGCGCACGCACCGTTCTTCAATAATCGATTTGATCTTGGCTGTTCCGGTTGCTTTGTCAGCGAATTCTTCCGTAATCGGCCTCCCGGACAGAGTATCCGGGATCTTGAAGTCGTCCTTTTCGTAGGCTGTTTTACGCTCGTCCGGATCGGCGTTGATCCACGCGATTAGCGTCTGCCGCTCACCCTCACGCTCCGCATCGACCTTGTCTTGTCCGCGGGTGGTGCAGTCCTTCTCGTAAACTTTGCCGGACTTCCCGAAGAACGCAGGGGCCATGTTGTTCTTGTCGAACGCGCCGTCCTTGGGCCCGGATACGATCCCCTCGATCTTGCTCTTCGCCACCTGTCCGTCGTGCGGCTTGAGGCCGGAGAACTTCTCGATCACGTCCCACGGCGTCGGCATCGGCTCGCCGTTGCGACCCGAGTGCTGCATGTGGAGTTGAACGAGGGCGGAAAAGTAGCCGATCCCGACCGCGATCAGGAACACGCTGATGACGAGTTTCGCCGGCAGCGGGAGCTGGCGCAACGTGAACCTGGCGGACTCAGGTGATTGGCCCATGACTGTCACTCCGATCCGGAATTGTCGGGAGAGCTTCCGGGTAGGCAGGTCTTGGACGCCGGACGAGAAACGGGCGTTCCCGCCGACAGATCAGATGCGTCCGGCCGCGTCGCGTACACGTTCCATGACTGCTGCCGGACACCAAGCAGAACATCATTCTAACAGGCTACCCGGCCGCCCGCAGCGCGTCTTCGGCCGCCGCCAGGACCAATTCCCGCGTCGTCGCCAGGTCGCCCGCGGACTGCGCCCCGGACGCCCGCTTGTGTCCGCCGCCCTGAAACTTCTCGGCCAGCGCCGACACGTCGACTTTCGCCCGGGAGCGGAAGCTGATCTTGGTGCCGCCGCCGGGTTGCTCGATAAACAACAATGCGACTTCCACGCCGTCGATGCTGCGCGGGTAGTTGATGAGGTCTTCGGTGTCGCCCGGGACCGCGCCGGTCGCTTCGTAGTCGCGGAGGTAAACTTCGGTGAACGCAATCTTCCCCCCCGCCCGAACTTGCATCCGTTGGAGGGCCGTCCCGACCAGTTTCAGGCGTGAAACCGGAGCGCATTCAAAGAGCTGTTCGTAAAGCGGCGGCGGATCGGCACCGAGGCGGACCAGTTCTTCGGCGAGGTGGAATGTCTCGGCAGTCGTGTTGGAATGGCGGAACCAACCGGTGTCGAGGGCGAGGGCCATGAACATGTGGTGCGCGGCCCGCTTCGAGGGCGTTTGCCCGAGGGCCCGAATGATTTCATACGCGAGGCGCCCAGTGGCTTCGGCCGACGTGTCGACCAGGGCGATTCCGCCGAGATCGTCCTGCGTGCGGTGGTGGTCGACCACCATCTTCGGGACGTTCAGCGTGCGCAGGAATGTGCCGAAATCACCGAGCTGATTCCACGTTCCTGTATCCATTACGATCACGGCGTCGACTTTGCGGAAGTTGTCGCCGGGGAGACGAAAATCCTCAATCACGTCCCGGTTCGGGTCGAGGAACGCGTACCGGGGTGCGAGTTTGCTGGCGATCACGACCCGCGCGGTTTTGCCCATTCCGGCCAGCGCGTCCGCCACGGCCAGTTGCGATCCAAGCCCGTCCGCGTCCGGGCGGACGTGGGTCATAAGCAGGAACGTCTGGTGTCGGCGGATGAGATCGACCAGCGGGGTCCAGTCCAGTGGCATCGAAAAACCCGGGTTGAGGGGAGTCCGATCATTATACCCCCGCGGGGAATTATGGCCCGGTCGGAACTGGGATGGTGGCCAACGGTCGACACAAAACGACCCCGCGGCGCTTCCTGCCCGGCCGCGAGTGTGAAGTCTCGATGATTGATCGGGCCGGATTGTGAAGGAGGTTTATATACTAATGAGATAGCGGGTTTGGTGTCGTAGCCGGCCCGTGTCGCCCGTACAAATTTGGCCGTGGACCGCTCCGTAATGAATTCGGATAACCACCCGCCCGGAGTTCTCCCGAACACCACCGTCCATGACACCCGGCCAGCGTCCGAACTGTTCCCGCTCCTGACCGCCTTGCGCGACAACGTGGCGGGGGTGTTTCTCGGCAAGCCCGAAGTGATCCACCTCTCACTCGTCGCCCTCTTGGCCGAAGGGCACCTACTGCTCGAAGACGTGCCCGGGGTTGGGAAAACGCTCCTCGCGAAAGCCGTCGCGCGGAGCCTTGCGTGTTCGTTTCACCGCATTCAATTCACCCCGGACCTGCTCCCGGGCGACCTCATCGGGACCAGCGTTTTTCACCAGTCGACCTCGACGTTCGAGTTCCAGCCCGGGCCGATTTTCGCCCAGGTGATTTTGGCCGACGAAATCAACCGGGCGACCCCGCGGACGCAATCGGCCCTGCTCGAAGCGATGTCCGAGCGGCAAGTCACCTTCGACGGGCAGACCCGCCACCTCGGGCCGCCGTTTATCGTTCTGGCGACCCAGAACCCCTACGAGTTCGAGGGCACTTACCCGCTCCCGGAGAGCCAGCTCGACCGGTTTATGCTCCGGCTGACAGTCGGGTACCCGGACCGCGTGGCCGAACGGGCGATCTTGACCCAGCACCGCGCGGGCGAGCCGGTCGACAGCCTCGACCCAGTCCTGACGCCGGCGGACGTGATCGCGCTCCAGCAGCACACCCGCGTCGTTCGTGTCGAAGCGCCGGTAGCGGAATACATCCTCGAACTGATCGACGCCACCCGCACCCACCCCGACGTTCGCCTCGGGGCCAGCACCCGGGCGGCCCTCGCCCTCTACCGCGCGGTCCAGGCGCTGGCGGTCGTGAGCGGGCGCGATTACGCGACCCCGGACGACGTCAAAACCCTGGCTGTCCCGGTCCTCGCCCACCGACTGATGACCCGGGCCTGGGACCAGGGCGGGCGCGACGATGCCGCCCCGATCGTGAACGACTTGCTGAAAAGAATCCGCGTGCCAGTTTAAGTATCCGGTTTCAGTATATAGAGCCGGCAGGTTACCGGTTGGAGAGTTGTTTCCGCAGGCGTTCCGGTATTCTCGTAACCCACATCCCGCCCGTCCGAGGTGGCTCGTGCCGGATTCCGCGGACCCGACAGTTCCGACGACCAAAATCCGGCTCACGCGCACGGCCGCCGTCTGGTTCCTGGTGTCCGTCTTGCTCGCCGTCGTCGGGTGGTACAAGACGATCAACTTGATTTTGCTGCTCGGCTATACGCTCGTCGCCTTGCTCGGTGTGAACGGATGGTTGGCGTGGCGGACGACCAGACGGGTCGCGGGCCGCCGTCACCCGGTGACGCCCGTATTTCCTGGGGAAGAAGCAGTCGCCACGAGCGATCTCACAAACTCGTCGCAATGGCCGGTGACCGCCAAGGTGACCGACCGCAGTCGCGACAAGGAGGTGGCCTGGTTGGTGACGCCAATTAGCCCGGGTGAGACGCTGCTCGTGACGGCCCGGTGGTCGTTTCCCGCCCGCGGACGGTACCCGCTCGGGCCGATGATGATCGACGCGTCGTACCCGTTCGGTGTCATTCACGCCACCCGCCCGATCGCCGAGCCGGGTTCCGTACTCGTCCTTCCGTCGATCGGCCGGATCGACCTCGACATGTTCCGCCGGTGGCTGATCCGCGGCGGCGCGGGCGATGGCCAGTCCCGCCGCCCGGCGCGCGGGCCGGCGACCGGACGGGGCGACGTGCGGGGCGTGCGCCCGTACCGCGCGGGTGACGCCCCGCGCGACATCCACTGGAAAACGTCGGCCCGACGCAACCAGCTTCTCGTCCGCGAGTACGACCGCCCCGAACCCCTGGATCTGGTCATCGCCGTCGACCCGTGGGCACCCGCGGGGGCGCCGGCGGTCGCTCTTCAAAGAGTCGAGTGGGTGTTGAGCCTGGCGGCCACGCTCGGTCGGGCCTGGTGTGAGTCCGACGATCCCGCCGACTTGACACTGATCGTTCCCGGTACCCCGCCCGTGATCCGAACGGGCCGCGGGACGCCCGCCTTTGTGCGTCACGCGTTCGAGTGTCTCGCCGAATTGTCGGGCACGCCGAACGTGCCGGTCGTCCCGCCCGGGCTCGCCCGCCGCCGATCGAACCGTTCGGCCCGCCTGTTGGTGAGTACCCGTGCTGTCAGTCCGCTGGCAGCGGCCTTCCGATCGGGCGGAGTTCCGTTCTCGACGATCGATCCGAGTGCGGCGCCGGCGTGGTTCGTGCCGCCCCCCGAGGCCGCAGTCTCTGGCGGGCGCTGGTCTGGTTGACCGGCGTGCGAGTCCCCGGTCGTTTCCGTCGTGACCAGGTCCGCCAACTGGTCGGTACCGGCTGCTCGAATCCCGCTTAAATCGCGACGCGGATTTCAAACACGGCGAATATGATTGCTGATACAGCGGTCGGTTCGACGTTTGCCCGTGCCGTGTCGTGAGCTTTGATTTCCCGCACCCGGGACCGACCCGAGGGTCGCCGATGCCGACGCATTTCACGTTCCGGCTCAGCACGTATCTGACGCTCGCCCTGGCGTGTTTGTGCATGGGCTACAGCGAGTGGGAGTTCCTCCGCGAGGGCTCGGTCTGCGCCGGCATCGTGATCGTACTCTTGGCCGTGTCGTTCCGGACGGGATCGCGTTACGAACTGAGTCTTCGGTCGGCTAACCGGGTCGGGTTCGTGATCGGCTCGGTCGCCGCTTTGTGGCTCGCGTACCAGTTCGCGAACCGCCGGAGTCTGATCTACACCCTACCGTGGCCGGCTAGTTTGCTGCCATATCTGGCTCCGCTCATCATGGTCCTGATGCCCGCCAAGCTGTTCCGCCCGAAACACGTGGGCGACTGGTGGGCGATGCAGGGGATCGGGCTGGCCGGGGTCGGGCTGGCGAGTTCGATGGCCGAGGACGAAATGTTCGGCCTGTTGTTCGCCATGTACACGGTTGCCGCGGTGTGGAGTTTGACGCTCTTTTTCTTCCGCCGCGAGGCGGGCGAACTGCCCGCCGTCCCGAACACCACGCCCGGTCCCGTCCCCGTCCTCGTGACGTCCGGGACCGGGACCGGTTTTCTCGGCCGCGCGCTCGGGTGGCTGGCCGTGGCCGCCGTGATCTCACTGCCGCTGTTCTTCGCGACCCCGCGGTCCGCGGCGGCCCGCTGGCGGTTCGTGAAGCCGCAGATCGAGACCGGGATGCCCGGCGACCAGACCGTCGACCTCGACCGGACCGGCGAACTGCGGATCAACAGAGACGTCGCTTTCGAGGTGCGGGCCACCTACCCGGACGGTCGCCCGAAAGTGGACCTGAGCCCCGGCCAGCGGTGGCGCGGGGTGTCGTTCAACCAGTACACGAACGGGAAGTGGACGCGGGTGGACATGGTCCCCCTGATGCGATTCCCGCTTCAGCTGGGGCTCGCACGGCAGGCGTGGCCCGATTTCGGCCCGAGCGCGTACTACCTCGATTTTCGGCCGACGGTGCCCGGAGGCATCCCGGTCCTGGCCGACCCGGTCCTTTGGGAGCCCCGGCAGTCCGCCCCGGTCGCCACGGTCGTCGACGGGCACCCGCAATTCTGGCTACAGGACCGGGAAACGGTCTACCGTCTGGTCGGACAGGACGCCAGCCGACCCGTGACCGAATACCGGCAGAAGACGCGTCCGCCGTCGGCCGAAAACCCCGACCTCGGTCCGCCGTTCGAGCCGGCCGACACGCTGCCGGACGCCTTCCGCGAACGGTTCGCCATCTACCGTGCGGTCAACCTGCCG
This is a stretch of genomic DNA from Fimbriiglobus ruber. It encodes these proteins:
- a CDS encoding AAA family ATPase gives rise to the protein MNSDNHPPGVLPNTTVHDTRPASELFPLLTALRDNVAGVFLGKPEVIHLSLVALLAEGHLLLEDVPGVGKTLLAKAVARSLACSFHRIQFTPDLLPGDLIGTSVFHQSTSTFEFQPGPIFAQVILADEINRATPRTQSALLEAMSERQVTFDGQTRHLGPPFIVLATQNPYEFEGTYPLPESQLDRFMLRLTVGYPDRVAERAILTQHRAGEPVDSLDPVLTPADVIALQQHTRVVRVEAPVAEYILELIDATRTHPDVRLGASTRAALALYRAVQALAVVSGRDYATPDDVKTLAVPVLAHRLMTRAWDQGGRDDAAPIVNDLLKRIRVPV
- a CDS encoding DUF58 domain-containing protein, whose protein sequence is MPDSADPTVPTTKIRLTRTAAVWFLVSVLLAVVGWYKTINLILLLGYTLVALLGVNGWLAWRTTRRVAGRRHPVTPVFPGEEAVATSDLTNSSQWPVTAKVTDRSRDKEVAWLVTPISPGETLLVTARWSFPARGRYPLGPMMIDASYPFGVIHATRPIAEPGSVLVLPSIGRIDLDMFRRWLIRGGAGDGQSRRPARGPATGRGDVRGVRPYRAGDAPRDIHWKTSARRNQLLVREYDRPEPLDLVIAVDPWAPAGAPAVALQRVEWVLSLAATLGRAWCESDDPADLTLIVPGTPPVIRTGRGTPAFVRHAFECLAELSGTPNVPVVPPGLARRRSNRSARLLVSTRAVSPLAAAFRSGGVPFSTIDPSAAPAWFVPPPEAAVSGGRWSG
- a CDS encoding transglutaminaseTgpA domain-containing protein, producing MPTHFTFRLSTYLTLALACLCMGYSEWEFLREGSVCAGIVIVLLAVSFRTGSRYELSLRSANRVGFVIGSVAALWLAYQFANRRSLIYTLPWPASLLPYLAPLIMVLMPAKLFRPKHVGDWWAMQGIGLAGVGLASSMAEDEMFGLLFAMYTVAAVWSLTLFFFRREAGELPAVPNTTPGPVPVLVTSGTGTGFLGRALGWLAVAAVISLPLFFATPRSAAARWRFVKPQIETGMPGDQTVDLDRTGELRINRDVAFEVRATYPDGRPKVDLSPGQRWRGVSFNQYTNGKWTRVDMVPLMRFPLQLGLARQAWPDFGPSAYYLDFRPTVPGGIPVLADPVLWEPRQSAPVATVVDGHPQFWLQDRETVYRLVGQDASRPVTEYRQKTRPPSAENPDLGPPFEPADTLPDAFRERFAIYRAVNLPRVGEWTREMLRTRAQTDDRLRAAIARAADRNPFEVVPEDYELIARVCEAHLAHAGGYSYTLKLRRDDRDMDPIEEFLLKTKTGHCERFAAGLALMLRTVGVPAVYVLGYKGFDTDGDGTYLIRQEHAHAWVEVLVRRPAPPDYIFHPRTELIPGAPRYVWHWLSVDPNPASEEVETDHGMGDWFSTVRATGAAFFLDFIVGYNPDRRKEAAAAIGDLSSRGGTVAILVLGIVILGSAGRWVWKNRHRVRGTGGDDGPGTTGLPWFDRYQAILSAHGHSLESGATVREHAAAVAAALADSAGTAGAADVPVTVAKAFYAARYAGQPPEVDELTRLERDLSRLEKAMRTARKE
- a CDS encoding DHH family phosphoesterase, with amino-acid sequence MPLDWTPLVDLIRRHQTFLLMTHVRPDADGLGSQLAVADALAGMGKTARVVIASKLAPRYAFLDPNRDVIEDFRLPGDNFRKVDAVIVMDTGTWNQLGDFGTFLRTLNVPKMVVDHHRTQDDLGGIALVDTSAEATGRLAYEIIRALGQTPSKRAAHHMFMALALDTGWFRHSNTTAETFHLAEELVRLGADPPPLYEQLFECAPVSRLKLVGTALQRMQVRAGGKIAFTEVYLRDYEATGAVPGDTEDLINYPRSIDGVEVALLFIEQPGGGTKISFRSRAKVDVSALAEKFQGGGHKRASGAQSAGDLATTRELVLAAAEDALRAAG